From one Branchiostoma floridae strain S238N-H82 chromosome 3, Bfl_VNyyK, whole genome shotgun sequence genomic stretch:
- the LOC118412572 gene encoding exonuclease 1-like, translating into MGIQGLLPFLKDASTQVNVKMLAGYTVAVDAYCWIYRGAFACAMDLARGDKSDMYVKFVLKYVNMLLSHGIKPVIVFDGCNLPSKQGVEDSRRERKQLYLQKGKQFLRDGNTAQARECFQKCINVTPQMAHEVMEACRALGVDCIVAPYEADAQLAYLNKCGIAQAVITEDSDLLAFGCDRVIFKLDLNGNGTMIEKHRLSQCLKIKAQNFTFDKFRYMCILCGCDYLPSLHGIGPAKAAKLLSLTNQSDMTKVLRKIGSYLKSSIVAPTEYIEGFVKADNTFLYQLAFDPMKKELVPLHEYPPGVISTDMPYAGEYKPGKLALGMALGNIDIHTGDTVRDFNPLTYKPPPSSTWHGPKNVTASTPRHKLSMWHPDYKTGPKFGTLNLKEVKTAFTKGKEVTVQAPAFLKKPEAKPLEPTDVCTDSELAALYGSPPNSAKREAKKTSVSEKGGSSNLRKRLAIIRPGSSADSASGSIVVSRHFKNSYEQAVKDLKSKNNPTDNSEQKKDTFLDMIDNDCSSEEPSRSVDVDTINDEKEEDLSLEPTEPSWRKELQSFQRQGKIGNQNDNSAKTEKRKRVLSEEDGEEETSSPENEPNVNTPEASIDSSLVNALPKLSEELFSEIPHKETPKNPFKVATPKQGSAFSWARSAEKQITLKSSVSSLGRFKYSTLSQAKRKKTSQEEVNNTTSSQEEVDSTKTSQEAVDMTGSSQEEVKNSTSSQESVGELPEEESLSKSPVGNSSLKLSHVKQSISSFDNCSVYSMDSFTPTDSQNSGSASFSQGSQYFTASEGNSTQVSTTEMSQTSGDTTKEEVTEIKEESQQPVCSQSLEDKRYSEENNIKTLMREKESARSHDALEQVSSYFEKSALPSLSQTALDQRAVVQDMGRRAMEDGMGTPRMGKPSRGKVRQVGLSRRSCPSQTKRKRNNENSSTQPKISNFLQQFSLKKDPSQKKKEEPIRKPMSPSKANVVIDCTPETEPSIAVSLNGAKVKRNIFDNE; encoded by the exons ATGGGAATACAAGGGCTCCTACCGTTCCTGAAGGACGCCAGCACCCAAGTCAACGTGAAAATGTTGGCAGGCTACACG GTTGCTGTGGACGCCTACTGCTGGATTTACCGTGGCGCATTTGCCTGTGCCATGGATCTTGCGAGAGGCGATAAATCGGACATGTACGTGAAGTTTGTTCTGAAGTACGTCAACATGCTCCTGTCCCACGGCATCAAGCCCGTCATCGTGTTCGACGGGTGCAACCTCCCGTCCAAACAGGGTGTGGAGGACTCGCGCAGGGAGAGGAAACAGCTGTACCTACAGAAGGGCAAACAGTTCCTGAGGGACGGCAACACGGCACAG GCAAGAGAGTGCTTCCAGAAGTGCATCAACGTGACACCACAGATGGCTCATGAGGTGATGGAGGCCTGTCGCGCCCTCGGAGTGGACTGTATCGTGGCGCCCTACGAGGCCGATGCTCAACTGGCATACCTAAACAAGTGTGGGATAGCACAG GCCGTGATCACAGAGGATTCGGATCTCCTGGCGTTCGGCTGTGATCGTGTGATCTTCAAACTGGACCTGAACGGCAACGGGACGATGATCGagaaacaccgcctgtcgcAGTGCCTGAAGATTAAAGCACAAAACTTCACCTTCGACAAATTCAG gtacatgtgtattctGTGTGGTTGTGATTACCTCCCGTCGTTACACGGTATCGGACCCGCCAAAGCAGCCAAACTTCTCTCCCTGACGAATCAATCGGACATGACAAAAGTTCTGCGTAAGATCGGATCCTACCTGAAGTCAAGCATCGTGGCGCCGACAGAATACATCGAGGGTTTCGTGAAGGCAGATAACACGTTCTTGTACCAGCTGGCGTTCGATCCCATGAAGAAAGAGCTTGTACCCCTACACGAGTACCCGCCCGGCGTAATTTCAACAGACATGCCTTACGCAGGGGAGTACAAACCAGGGAAGCTTGCTCTAGGCATGGCACTTGGTAACATAGACATCCATACTGGTGACACCGTACGGGATTTCAATCCCCTCACCTACAAAC CACCCCCGTCTAGCACGTGGCATGGTCCAAAAAACGTGACAGCCAGCACGCCACGACATAAGCTCAGCATGTGGCATCCAGACTACAAGACGGGACCAAAGTTTGGCACTCTCAATCTAAAAGAAGTGAAGACAGCCTTTACCAAGGGTAAGGAAGTGACCGTCCAGGCACCAGCTTTTCTTAAAAAGCCAGAAGCAAAACCACTGGAGCCTACAGATGTGTGCACGGACAGCGAACTAGCTGCTTTATATGGCTCGCCTCCAAACTCAGCAAAGAGAGAAGCGAAgaaaacttctgtgtcagagAAAGGTGGAAGTTCTAATCTCAGGAAAAGGTTGGCTATTATCAGGCCAGGTAGTTCTGCAGACTCCGCTAGTGGGTCTATTGTTGTTAGCAGGCATTTCAAAAACTCGTATGAACAAGCCGTGAAAGACCTTAAGAGTAAGAACAATCCTACAGACAATTCAGAGCAGAAAAAAGACACATTCCTGGATATGATTGACAATGACTGTTCGTCAGAAGAACCTTCAAGGTCAGTAGATGTAGACACTATTAATGATGAGAAAGAAGAGGACTTAAGTTTGGAACCAACTGAGCCATCCTGGAGGAAGGAACTCCAAAGCTTCCAAAGACAAGGGAAGATTGGGAACCAGAATGACAACAGTGCAAAAACGGAAAAGAGAAAGAGGGTTCTTTCAGAAGAGGATGGAGAAGAGGAGACAAGTAGCCCCGAAAACGAGCCAAATGTCAACACCCCAGAAGCATCTATTGACAGTAGTTTGGTCAATGCACTTCCCAAGCTAAGTGAAGAGTtgttcagtgagataccacacAAAGAAACGCCTAAAAATCCATTCAAAGTTGCTACCCCCAAACAGGGCAGTGCTTTCAGTTGGGCAAGGTCTGCTGAGAAACAAATCACCCTCAAATCTTCTGTCTCAAGCCTTGGAAGGTTTAAATATTCAACTCTGTCTCAAGCTAAGAGAAAGAAGACATCCCAAGAAGAGGTAAATAACACGACAAGCTCACAAGAAGAGGTAGACAGCACAAAAACTTCACAAGAAGCGGTAGACATGACAGGAAGCTCACAAGAAGAGGTGAAGAACTCAACAAGCTCACAAGAGTCGGTTGGTGAATTGCCAGAGGAAGAATCGCTGTCAAAATCACCAGTTGGCAATAGTTCACTGAAACTTTCCCACGTGAAACAGAGCATTAGCAGTTTTGATAATTGCTCCGTGTATTCCATGGATAGCTTCACTCCGACAGATAGCCAGAACTCAGGGTCAGCAAGCTTTTCACAAGGCTCACAGTACTTCACTGCCTCAGAAGGGAATAGCACTCAGGTCTCCACTACTGAAATGTCCCAAACTTCTGGAGATACAACCAAAGAAGAAGTCACTGAAATCAAAGAAGAATCACAACAGCCAGTGTGTAGTCAAAGCTTGGAAGACAAAAGATACAGTGAAGAAAATAACATCAAAACTTTGATGAGGGAAAAAGAAAGTGCAAGAAGTCATGATGCTTTAGAGCAAGTATCATCATACTTTGAGAAGTCAGCATTGCCCAGCTTAAGTCAGACTGCCCTGGACCAGAGAGCTGTGGTGCAGGACATGGGAAGGAGAGCTATGGAGGATGGTATGGGTACACCCAGGATGGGGAAACCAAGCAGAG GTAAAGTACGCCAGGTGGGGCTATCTAGACGCTCCTGTCCCAGTCAGACTAAGAGGAAGCGAAACAACGAGAACAGCAGTACCCAGCCGAAGATCAGTAACTTCCTTCAGCAGTTCAGCCTCAAGAAAG ATCCCAgccagaagaagaaagaagagccCATCAGGAAGCCCATGTCCCCATCTAAGGCCAATGTGGTGATAGACTGCACTCCAGAGACTGAACCCAGCATTGCAGTCAGTTTGAATGGAGCAAAAGTCAAGCGCAACATTTTTGATAATGAATAG